In Notolabrus celidotus isolate fNotCel1 chromosome 22, fNotCel1.pri, whole genome shotgun sequence, the genomic stretch AATCGACTCAAATTGTATCGGGAACCTAGCTGTATcgaattaaattaaatggtaTCGTAAAGAATGGAATTGTATCGAATCGTGTCTAATCACTCTAATGAATCATATTGTATCTAATTGTATTGAAtcgaatcaaatcaaatcactcAAATTGAATTGAGTCAGATCAAACACAATCACTCGAATTGAATCGAACAGAATCAAACTAACCGAATCACTAGAACTGAATCGAGTCATATCGAACCGAATCACTCTAAATGAAGTGAGTCgtatcaaatcaaatcactaGAAATTGAATTGAGTCGTATCAAACCGAATCATTAGAATTTAATTGAGTCGTATCAAATTGAATCACTCTAAATGAAGTGAGTCGTATCAAACCGAATCATTACAATTTAATTGAGTCGTATCAAATTGAATCacttgaattgaattgaatcatATCAAATCGAATCACTCGAATTGAATTGAGTCGTATCAAAACGAATCACTCAAATTAAATTGAGTCATATCAAAACGAATCACTTGAATTGAATTGACTCATATCAAATCGAATCACTCAAATTTAATTGAGTCgtatcaaatcaaatcactaGAAATTGAATTGAGTCGTATCAAACCGAATCATTACAATTGAATTGAGTCGTATCAAATTGAATCacttgaattgaattgagtcATATCAAATCGAATCACTCGAATTGAATTGAGTCGTATCAAAACGAATCACTCAAATTAAATTGAGTCATATCAAAACGAATCACTTGAATTGAATTGACTCATATCAAATCGAATCACTCAAATTGAATTGAGTCGTATCAAAACGAATCACTTGAATCAAATTGAGTCGTATCAAATCGAATCACTTGAATTGAATtgtatcaaatcaaatcactcGAATCAAATTGAGTCATATCAAACATAATGACTTGAATTGAATCAAACAGAATCGCTTGAACCGAATCACTAGAACTGAATtaagtcatatcaaatcaaatcatacaAATCGAATTGAGTCATTTCAATTCGAATCACTCAaattgaatcaaatcaaatcactaACTGAATCATATCGTATCAAAACAAATCACGTGAATCAAATTGAATCGTATGGGATCAACTCAAAACTATGAGATATATTTCAgtacttctgtttgttttctaccTGATGTCTTTCCAGGCTCTGATCACTCTTCAGGTGCAAATATTCATTTCTGACTACCTCCCAGTATCAGGTTGGTGATATTGGGATCAGAACAGAAGCTCAAAGTCCAACAATGCTGCACCTAACTCTCCTTTACTGCTGAAACCCTTCAGAACAAACACTTCAGAACAAACACTCACAAATCTGGGGGGCTGCTTGCAGTTCCGTGGCTCGATTTCGAGAGACATATCGAACAGGTAGTCTGCAAACTCCTTCTCGCTTCTGTTGCACATCGGATTCAGGTTCTCGAAAAACCCCTGAGcagaaacaagaagaagaggTTAAGATTTTTCAAACGCGTTCAATCGAAGACGGAGAACGTTGGAAACCCGAGCGCTCACCCTGATCTCGTGCTCCACCTTCAGACAGTACGGCTGGTTCTGATACTGCTGGATCTCCCCGGTGATCTCGGCCACTTTCCTCCTCTTGCTGAAGTTGATCAGCTCCTTACCGTGGCGTTTGAGGAAGTCTGGGTTACCTTCCTCCGTCTTCAGGATGTTGGTTAAATAGatacctgaggaggaggaggaggagaaggagggtcAAGAGAAGAAGGCTCACCTGAAGTGGATTCATATCAACACTGAGCTGGACTCACCAAAGAAAGGCACACAGGGCGGGTTTATTGACTTGAGTCTGGCCAGGTATTTCTTAAAGTGGTCCTGGCTCAGGTCCACGGCTTCTTCCAGgattctcttcttcctctctggtattgcctgcagaggaagaggagaagccCCATCAAGAATCTGCTAACCAGCACAGTGAGACCAAACCATGACCATCAACGATTAATACCTCAAAGGTGTGGTCCAGCCGGTAGACCGGGACAGAGTTGATGGCGCTGACCACCTCCAGCACGCCGTTGAAGTTGTTGAGCTCCTGAAAAACCTGCAGAATCTCGATGACCCTCGAAAGCACCGCCACCCTCTCCTCCAGGTTCATCGTCTCCACAATACACCTGAGAGAGACCGACACACTCACGGTTACTAGACCAACCCAGGACTCTGTGTGTGATTCTAGATATCTGAAGCCGGACTTACTTTTCGAACCACAGCGTGAGGTTGGTGGTGTGGCGGATCATGCGGAGGAGGTTAGGCGAGTTCTTCTCTTTGTCCTCTTTGGTCCAGACGCTGCCGACGAGCTCAGAAGGCCTCACAGCTCTGAGGGGGGACAGGTTTTTACTTCTTGTTCACGTCATGAGGCTGACTttcctccatgtaaacagatcTACTCAGATGAGCAGACGTTCATTCACTGACCTGTAGAGCTCGGACTCCAGCAGAGTGAGCTGGCGAGCGATCTCGATGGGATGGAGGGTCATGAGGTCGAAGGATTCCACCTGTCTGCAGATGTGCCACTCGATGGGAGGAGGCGGGCTCTCGAAGGTGATGTTGTGACTGATCCCGTTGGACTGCGTCTGCAGCTTCCTCCTGATGATCTTGTTGATGGACTCCACCCACTTCCTCATGGATTTACCTGAGAGAGAAGGAACACACgtttaaaactcaacgtgttctttttagattttatctccttttttttttttaaggctttttttatattttttcattttacaaacaagaacatttgcCCTACACTCACACAACCACCCATATTACCCACTGACCCTAAACCTAGAGACTAGAGGGacaagaatgaaaacaaaaacaacataaataaataaaaaacaacaataataataaatgtaaatacagtaacaataatagctaattcaaaacaaatgtgtagATTAACAAGCAAATACTTACATAATAAACattgtaaacaaaaaataataataaataaatacaattttattttatttctaagtttgtttctgttattataataactatcattatttatttatttaaatatatatttatttttattctttttatttttatttttaaaccttttccacttatttatcttttaaatattaccctatttattttattgtagtttcactgttatttattttcctttttatttatttaatcttttattttaaattattatcatttattattataggTTGCTTTTTCCTTCATTCACTTGAATTGTGTTTCTTATACAGAAAACTTGCTTTAATGGTTTACGTGTATTTTTTGactgtaatgtgtaaaaattaagATAAACATCTTTAAACAAAAAACTTGTCGTCCGGCTGAATTGAAGTTGAAGTTTTCAGCCGGTTATAAAACAAAGAGTGTGTTGGTCCACATGGAGTGAACACACATGGTGGATATAAGTTTTTATGATACCAGAGTCTCGCCGATAAAACATCCCAACTTGCCGAGTCACTTTTAGCAAAGAACTTTAAATCTAATCCTTCTGAGaatatttcccatcatgctttcAGATAAAGacttcagaagaagaagaagatcaacGTGAGGAGGAACAAAAGGAGCAATGTTTGAAGCTGTAAGAGGCCTTAAGAGGACGTTAACGAACCTTAAACACACCTTTACCCcagctgaatgtgtgtgtgtgtgtgtgtgtgtgtgtgtacaggatCTTACCTCTCAGTTGGATCTTGCTGGTGATGTACTCCTCTAACCGACTCCTCAGCTCTGGATCGTTCTCAAAGTCGTAGAAATGATGTTCGACCCACTGACGGAAAACGTTGAGAActctgtgaagaagaagaaaagacgtTGGAGTAAATCAAACGtacgtcctcctcctcttctgggTTACACCTTCAGTTAGGATAGTTTGTCTGAATACAGATCACCTGGAAACTGTGTCAACAAACTCTTTAACTGCACTATGTTTTGTTTGATGGttggtgtgttttctttttcttaaagacagactgcattaaaaagaaacagcagcTTTAGTCGTACCCATAaaggaaatatgttttatttattaaagttatattttttgtgcGTTTATGATGGACAGCTGTGACTGCTTCACAAAGTGGATCTGCTGTGAGCTCTGTTGAGGACTCGTCCCTCACTAAGTGTTGTTCTTACTGTGTCTGGACCGTTGAGGGTTTTATTGCAGCAGGTCTTCACTTCAACAGCTTTGCACTCTGATACGGAGAAGCTCTCAGTTTTTAAAGGTATTTACTAAACTATTCTGGACTCTGTGATTCCTTATAAGGACGCAAAGTGAAGACAAAAGGTATTCTGTGGTCTGCTGAGAACATCCAGCAGGCCTTAacaggagagtgagagagcgGCAGGAAGAGAGAGTCTTCTGTGTCTTTGGAGGGCTTTGTTGAAAACTCAAGGGAGGAGATTGTTTAAGATTTCTTTAAGTTCTGATGTAAAAAGTGAAACTCAAACTGCTGTCAGCCTCAGGGTCGGCCTTTCTGCCTGATTCTGCCATTAAAGCAAAAGTTCAACTCTTTCCTGAATAAACCGTAGATTTAGTGTCCCTCAGCTTTTTCTCAATCAGCTGTGATTGGACGGCTCTGTACCTGAGCTGGACTGGCTGCACGTACTCCTTCCTGAACCTCTGGAGCTCGGCCGCCATTGGCTGGTCTCCGTTCCAGAGAGCCTGTCGGTCCTCCTCGGTCGGTTCTGGCTCCGGGATCTCAATCCTGAGGAAAACAATGATGAACTGAATTGAGAAGTAGTCTCAAACATTTAGAAGAAAGTGTTCGTAAAGCTTGAAAAAGGTTAAAGCAGAGTCCTGCACGGCGTGCCTCTGGGGTTGAAGCGTACCTGTCTACGAGCAGCGTGAGGAGCTCCTGTGGTTTGCAGAACGATCGGTATGTGGTGAGAAATGTTCGCACAAAGTTAGGatctaaaaacagaagaagcagATCAGGTAACATTACATTTAGTAACACGTCTCTAAAAACCTCTCAGACCGGTCAGAGTGAAAGAGTCGGCCCAGCTTACCTGCATACATGTGGTATGTGAGTCTCTCTATGAGTTTGACCACGGTCCCGGCCTTGATGAGCGGGATTCCGGTCTTGCTCTGCATCTTGTCCTCAAACACGATATTCTCCTCAGAGTCCTGAACGGCAAAGCGGTAAACCTCCGGGGAGGGCAGTCTTAGAGGGTGCGCCTGCTCCTCGTGTTGCAGCACCGTGTCCAACATACGATCCAGAGTGGAGCGGTACTGCAGAGTCACCAGCCCCGCCATCCACGCCGCCTTCTCCTCCGCTGTCCGTGCGCAGAAAACCACGCAGTTCTCGTCTTTTCCTATGAGTTCAAAGGCGTGCCGCAGCTCCGACGAGTCCTCGCGGTCCACGATGCGGATCTTCCTCAGGACGAACTTCTCCTTCAGGCGGTACTCCGCGCCGCTGCCCGACCCCGGGAGCCGGGAGCTCTGATTGGCCTTGCAGCTGATCATGAGGCCGTCAAACAGGAAGTTGTGCCGCTCGTGTTTGGCGCCGGCTCGTATGAGCGGCCCCTCCAGGATGAACTCGCTGCAGCACTGGCCGATGTCTTTGCCCTCCCAGCCGTCGATGCTCTTCTGGATCTCGTTCATGCGTTTGATGGCGAGTTGTTTGCTACGAACCTGCCTGCTGTAGAGGCGGTACATGGGCTCACtgcgagggagaggaggggagtcaGAGAACTGTGGAGCTCAATGAAGAAACCAAAACATGATCTACTGATGCTGTGACAAGGCAGAGGAACTACGTACGTTTcaaccagtggacccagggtctaactttagttcaggggtagataatctcccccctaaaaagcccctgctaggggggtagtacttttcaaaggtcctgggactttcaatgctgaacgtgtctgattggtagattaacctcagtgtttttattcctccctccgtccacaataacatcacacacatctgtgattctcttgatttctctttctttcattagtttttatttgttctatcttttttgtatgtgtgtgtacttttcaaaagaagaagctgtgattctcttgatttagcagcttgtaacagtagtcttctctcagcccaccgtgaatgcgtctctcctcccggtgttccgcttttaaaagtgaccctgtaaactggagaccttcagctgaacgtgtcagtgtttgtggagtttacacagctgttgaaacacagagggagttcctgggaatgtaaactagtttagtttttattaagatttcaaaatatcctcatcagatatttaatgatggtctaaagacgtttatgagggatgcatccgactgagagtctccagttaacagggtcgccgtttaaaccaaaacaccgggcgatctctgcgatcacggctttttgagttcaaaaggattttaaagccgtgttgaaacgtctttgctactcgtgtttatctcctctcacgtgttgattcagtgaatccatctgtgatgaaatatagcaccatctaaaacagaccagctgagtctcttcatgctaacaggctaactgttgtgttgctcagaatgatacctgcctgtccgtctgcttctatggtgccatctgtgatgaatggcattcctctttgtgttactgccctctactggtctggtggtgtagtgcatttacttttctttctccatacgtcactggcctgatttacacaatctacccgggacttcagcccgcagtcgaaacgcagacaacaatgggggaccaggaaccttttagttcagggggaagtagttctgggggctaagaGACCCCAGTATGTTTCTGTCTGATATGTTGGTGGTTTTGTGTTTCACATCCTGAAATGTTTTATGTTGAATCTGAATTAAGACAACCCACACATGATGACTAAATGAACATCATAATAAACTCAAGTAGAGGATCTTGTACCCGGGTTTACGGCGAGGCAGGTGCTTGGCATAGATGCGTTCCACGCTACATTGAAGGTTTAGCAGCGCTGTGATCGCCTGTTTCAGACATTCTCGGTCGTCCTGGTCTTCACTGCGCTCCTGAAGTtgctgcaaaaacacagaaaatcgAGGTGAGCTGAACTCTGAGGTTTGAGGGtttgagacttttttttaaaacaagcgtGTAATACTGAGATGCTTTTTAAAGAAGCAGCAGATATAAAtagagacagaagaaagagCAGCTTTGTTAACCtcactaataaaaataatgtggCTGAACCTCGACAGAAAGTCAGCCAAGCAGGACTAAAAATAACACTTTTATTGTcacttaataataaataaatacacacgtGTCTTATAACGTGAGGACGTACCTGTAGAAGCTCAAAGTAGTGCATACAGTGGTAAACTGGGACCATCATCAGCTGAGGGAGGACGTACTGGACTGCTTCTTTGAATCCCTCTGCGACTGACTGCggacacaaacaacaaacaagaccCGTTAGAGACTCATCAGAGGAACAGAGTCTTTAAAATCAGAAACTTTAAGACGAATAACTGAAACTAGATTTGTGATATTTGGAGAAACTTGACTTGTCAGAGCTTCACTTGATCACTGAGCTCTGggaggaaatgaaaaaacaCTATGGATGTGTAGAAGCTCCAATATCTTTAAGGAGAGAAGCCCAAGTGTGGGATTAAAGCTGCAGaataggggtgctggtggcctagcggtctaagcgccccacatatagaggctatagtccttgtcgcaggggttgccagttcgattcccggctggtcgtccatttcctgcatgtcttcccccctctctgctccccacatttcctgtctctcttcactatcctatcaaataaaggcaaaaagccccaaaaatataactttaaagctgcagaatAATCACAGCTTTTGATGGATAGAGGAGTAGAAACTTAAAAATATGAAGACGAGGGGGAAAAGAATACGACAACAGacgaaaacaaacaaaaacaacaacaaagaaagaggaaaagatcACACACTCCTTCATCCGTTTGTCTGTATCTGTCTATCATCGCACTGGTTTGGTTTTTGGATCCCATCAGTCGTCTctacttcttaaaaaaagcagatttaTAAAAAGTCCAAATAGAAAAACTTGCatccaaaaatacaaacagggCATGACCGTGAATAAACCAGAGACTGAAGAGTTCTTGGGATCATTTTGGAGGAATGTGTGAGGGTCGGGACAACAGCTCTCCTCGTGAAGTGGAATTGATATAAGACCAATCAGCCGATAACATTTAACGGGGAATTCCACCATCCATCATCTGAACCCTTTTTCATTAGGGGTTAAAATAGTTTTAAGGAATGCTCCAGTAGTTTGTTTCAGACGGCGTCCGCGGGACGAGCTGTACTGGATCGGTACATCGTGATCTCTGGAGGTAATGGGTCccataaagatgtttttatgaGACTGACCGCCTTAATAGAAACCCTGAAGTGATAGGACTTCCTGTTAAAGAGGAGGGGGATTTTTAAACCTGTGACAGCCATTACATTTCTCTTCTGAATCCCATTCAGACGTTTTCCAGAACACAGGAGTTTCTGATCTACCTGCGTATGTGACcggagtctggtggctttgatTCAAGAGGTGTAACAGCTATTTataggagaagaagaaaacattcccTCCTCTTGTTTATTTGAACCTTTTCATGAGACGGACAGAGACGAGCAGAGAGCGGAGTGATGGAGGACCAGGGGAGAGGCGGTTGACCGAGTGAGCCTGCAGAGTAACCGGAGAGGAGGCCGTCATAGTATCCATTTAAATCTCCAGCTCCCCTGACAGACGACTCAGAATCAATACGCTACTACTCAGACTCCAGAGCCGCGGCCACACGGTCTGTGAGGGGCGGGGGGAGATGAAGAGGGTCTGTGTGAGCGGGGGATAAAGACATCAGCTGGTTGACGATCAGTGATGGACAGCCGGGGGGGGAGGAACAATGACCTAAGTTTAGATCGTGTTATTGATACGTCAGCATCCTGCAGGTTCTACAAATCGTCTGCTCGCATTAAGGCAACACATTTACACGTTTCAGAGCCAACACCAGGAGTTTAAGGAGGATCGGGGGCAGATTTATCCTTTTAGATtaatttacaacaacaacacgtgCTGTGTTCTGTTTCTGGGCACTGAATTAAAGATTTGATGAACAGATAAATCTTCTATTTATTTTCAGCTCTTCAAAAAAAGACACCGTAAAATTTAATTTATAAGACgcacttttatttaattttaaaattaaattaattaatttaatgtatattattttgagctatattttggggcatttccaCCTTTatgtgataggacagctggggagagacagggaatagcctctgtacatgcagCGCTCTCTAAAACCGCTAGGCTAACGGCGCCCCAGAAGAAgcacttttaaaggtgacatattctgctctttttcatcaacatatatcggtctaagaggtccccaaaacatgtctttaaagttattgctcataaaaacactttgaaatcagattctggtctgcctgtaaacccctctttttcagccctgctcagaacaggctgttttctgtgtctgtgcctttaaatgagaatgagctctctgaccacgccccctcaggaagtgggtgtggcctcggctgtccagcacgttgatctaatgtttacatgttggctgaatatacacggctgctcacagacccgcgttacttcaaccctctgaatctgatcca encodes the following:
- the sos2 gene encoding son of sevenless homolog 2, whose translation is MQHNHSPTCLSLSVFVNVQVQKQVHPNLLAKEDALQHIEELILQLLNMLCVAQPRSVQDVEERVQKTFPHPIDKWAIADAQSAIEKRKRRNPLLLPVDKIHPLLKEVLGYKVDYHVSLYIVAVLEYISADILKLAGNYVGNIRHYEISQQDIKVSMCADKVLMDMFDQEEDIGLMSQCTEEPSSSGELTYDDLVRLEIAEERQYLRELDLIIKVFRNHFLSNTKIFTPQDVEVIFSNILDIHELTVKLLGLIEDAVEMTADGSPHPLVGSCFEDLAEEQAFDPYETLSQDILSKDFHEHFNNLMARPTVGLYFQSVAEGFKEAVQYVLPQLMMVPVYHCMHYFELLQQLQERSEDQDDRECLKQAITALLNLQCSVERIYAKHLPRRKPGEPMYRLYSRQVRSKQLAIKRMNEIQKSIDGWEGKDIGQCCSEFILEGPLIRAGAKHERHNFLFDGLMISCKANQSSRLPGSGSGAEYRLKEKFVLRKIRIVDREDSSELRHAFELIGKDENCVVFCARTAEEKAAWMAGLVTLQYRSTLDRMLDTVLQHEEQAHPLRLPSPEVYRFAVQDSEENIVFEDKMQSKTGIPLIKAGTVVKLIERLTYHMYADPNFVRTFLTTYRSFCKPQELLTLLVDRIEIPEPEPTEEDRQALWNGDQPMAAELQRFRKEYVQPVQLRVLNVFRQWVEHHFYDFENDPELRSRLEEYITSKIQLRGKSMRKWVESINKIIRRKLQTQSNGISHNITFESPPPPIEWHICRQVESFDLMTLHPIEIARQLTLLESELYRAVRPSELVGSVWTKEDKEKNSPNLLRMIRHTTNLTLWFEKCIVETMNLEERVAVLSRVIEILQVFQELNNFNGVLEVVSAINSVPVYRLDHTFEAIPERKKRILEEAVDLSQDHFKKYLARLKSINPPCVPFFGIYLTNILKTEEGNPDFLKRHGKELINFSKRRKVAEITGEIQQYQNQPYCLKVEHEIRGFFENLNPMCNRSEKEFADYLFDMSLEIEPRNCKQPPRFPRKTQYTLKSPGIRPVRTSTSGTLKNHPVPLEREPPHKITFRSIAETEPETPASASVPTSPNTPTPPQSASSDLSSVFMEPDLSSSYGGSNSIFAPVLLPPSKFQSVSCGSLHQLGEELLKPPPLPPRRKDAMSEAKLSSRSDSPPAIPPRLPPPLPRIQPRPLVYNGPPMDGPLPSPPPPPPRDPLPDTPPPVPQRPPEIFINYPLNLQPSPVGRYHWDFSSSPSSPNTPPSTPSPRVPRRTCPLSASQNSLCPLPVPITAPPVPPRHNSSPQLPKLPPKTYKRELLQPPLQGLSLVENADSSQ